One Streptomyces fagopyri DNA window includes the following coding sequences:
- a CDS encoding NADPH-dependent FMN reductase, whose product MSNPTFLAISGSLRRTSHNTGLLRAVQNLAPDGVTIDLYEELGALPFFDQDLENGPEPAPVADLRRRVREADGVIIATPEYNSAIPGVLVNALDWLSRPADPPVLGVKPAAILGASPSQFGTARGQLILRQILHRMQVPVVAHPEVTVFQSHRRFDSNGGFIGDDVTKSLLRALLAELVTLAERARPACVA is encoded by the coding sequence ATGTCTAACCCGACTTTCCTTGCCATTTCGGGCAGCCTGCGCCGCACCTCCCACAACACTGGCCTGTTGCGTGCTGTGCAGAACCTGGCTCCGGACGGCGTCACCATCGACCTGTACGAGGAGCTTGGTGCGCTCCCGTTCTTTGATCAGGATCTCGAGAACGGTCCCGAACCCGCCCCCGTCGCGGACCTCCGTCGACGCGTGCGAGAGGCCGACGGTGTCATTATCGCGACCCCCGAATACAACTCAGCCATCCCAGGCGTTCTGGTGAATGCCCTCGACTGGTTGTCACGGCCTGCTGACCCGCCCGTCCTGGGTGTCAAGCCTGCTGCCATTCTCGGTGCGTCCCCTTCCCAGTTCGGCACTGCCCGCGGTCAACTGATCCTCCGTCAGATCCTGCACCGCATGCAGGTCCCGGTCGTGGCCCACCCGGAAGTCACCGTCTTCCAATCCCACCGGCGCTTTGACAGCAACGGTGGCTTCATCGGTGACGACGTGACCAAGAGCCTGCTGCGCGCATTGCTCGCCGAGCTCGTCACTCTGGCTGAGCGCGCACGCCCGGCTTGCGTTGCCTGA
- a CDS encoding TetR/AcrR family transcriptional regulator: MSSKGRSVAGSHGQDTPEAVPNALARRPQRTGGRPRDPAIEEAILQATRKRLATDGYSRMTLGDVVADAGVTRPTLYRRWPNKYELVVDALAYGLQKQRDAYPPLDVDGMAPVEAFTKAVERLDPRYHNERAMALHGNFMGDAEREPALFEQFREQGIYPRCAELLQTLQHLQEAGAVRADADLDATVVLCFGSYFGDYLLTGRSAPPNHSDRVVAALWPSIRAEGY, encoded by the coding sequence GTGAGCAGCAAGGGCCGATCGGTAGCCGGGTCGCATGGCCAGGACACACCAGAAGCAGTGCCCAACGCGTTGGCGCGGCGCCCTCAGCGCACTGGAGGCAGGCCGCGAGATCCTGCGATCGAAGAAGCGATTCTCCAAGCCACCCGCAAACGCCTGGCCACCGATGGCTACTCACGGATGACGCTTGGTGACGTGGTGGCGGACGCCGGCGTGACACGTCCCACTCTGTATCGACGCTGGCCGAACAAGTACGAGCTCGTCGTCGATGCGCTGGCTTATGGGCTGCAGAAGCAGCGCGACGCCTACCCGCCCCTAGACGTGGACGGTATGGCGCCGGTGGAGGCTTTCACCAAAGCCGTCGAACGGCTTGACCCTCGGTACCACAATGAACGCGCCATGGCTTTGCATGGCAACTTCATGGGTGATGCCGAGCGCGAGCCGGCGCTCTTTGAACAGTTCCGCGAGCAGGGCATTTATCCGCGCTGCGCAGAACTGTTGCAGACGTTGCAGCATCTACAGGAGGCAGGCGCAGTGAGGGCGGACGCTGACCTTGACGCCACCGTAGTTCTCTGCTTCGGTAGCTACTTCGGCGACTATCTGCTGACCGGTCGGAGCGCCCCACCAAACCACTCCGACCGAGTGGTCGCTGCCCTCTGGCCTTCGATCCGGGCAGAAGGTTACTAG